The following proteins are encoded in a genomic region of Methanoculleus oceani:
- a CDS encoding FxLYD domain-containing protein, which yields MQDVSLGKSLVILLLLGCLIGSVATAGCTGTSGAPATPTPEMTSPPHTTYSPAGPQPSFTTTVTVPEKHLRTDGSCYWIVTGTVTNSGDAPARNAVIRFMLIDDESNMIRATETILAPRFQVGETKIFTINPFPGDCGREYRAEIAVTHDIP from the coding sequence GTCTCTCTGGGAAAGAGCCTTGTGATTCTTCTCCTCCTCGGCTGCCTCATCGGCTCTGTTGCCACGGCAGGCTGCACGGGGACCTCCGGGGCGCCGGCGACTCCGACGCCGGAGATGACGTCGCCCCCTCACACTACCTACTCGCCCGCTGGGCCGCAGCCGTCGTTCACGACCACCGTTACCGTACCGGAGAAGCATTTGCGCACCGACGGTTCCTGTTACTGGATTGTGACGGGGACGGTGACCAACAGCGGTGATGCGCCAGCGAGAAACGCCGTCATCCGATTCATGCTCATCGATGACGAAAGCAATATGATTCGGGCGACCGAGACCATTCTCGCCCCCCGGTTCCAGGTGGGTGAGACGAAGATATTTACCATCAATCCGTTCCCCGGGGACTGCGGCCGGGAGTACCGCGCCGAGATCGCCGTCACGCACGACATCCCGTAA